The genomic interval GGTCAGGGTCAGGACGGCCATTTCACAAGTCCAAACTttccagcagccccccccccccaaaaaaaaatcaggccTTCTCCAGCCTCTTCTCTGCCTCTGACACACATAatgacccccccccaaccacctCCTGGTCAGAAGGGCTGGGTCCAGTGGGAAGACGCCAGGGCCATGGAGGGTGCCATGGGGCAGAGCGGCCTGCTGCCTTTGCTCTCCAGTGGGGAGGAAGAGCGATGGGGTCCATATGCCGGAGGGTCTGGATGCCCGGTttcccagggagggaggggctggCCCTCCAAGGTGGGCACTGCCAGCTCTGTGCATCTGCCAAGAGGACCCTTCCTTTGAAGCCTTGGGGAGCCAGGAGAGGGAGGCCTGGCCCTCCAcggctctccctccagtccaggcGTCCCAGGACTATCTGTAAGCCCCCGCCTTGGAGCCTCTCTGCCTGAAGAGCCTGGTGCAGAtacagcaagcaagcaagccagggccccttccccttccttccttccttcactcacTTGAAGTCCTCCTCCGTGGTGGGAACGTCCTCAATGAGGACGGCCGAGTGGACGTTGAAGAAGATCCCCAGCAGCACCTgcgaagggaggagggagggaaggctgtGGGGGCAAGACAAGAGACCCCGACCCTCGCGGGCAGAGGAGGGGCTGCGTTTGGGGCCCTTTCCCGCCGCATGGAGCCAAACCAGGGCCCCCAGAACCAGCTCCTTGGACCCCTCTTCCTGAGGGCGAAGCAGGGGCACAGGGGAAGCCAgccccaaccccaacccccaaGAAGGCGCCTCCCGGCAACGGGCCTGAAAGCCCGCAAAGGGGAAGAGGGGCGCCCGGTGAGTGATGGAGCTTCCCTTCGGACCCAGCGCcactggccccagggaccccttCCCCCGAGGCCGCAGCCCTCGGAGACCCGGGCGGGCCCCGTAGTACCAGCATGATGACCCCCCAGACGCTGAGGACGATCCCGCACGCCGCCATCTTGGGTCCGCAGCACAGAAGGGACACCATCTCCGCTCGCTCCGCCTGGAGAAGTGCCTCCGTCCTGCTGGCGCCCGTGAAGAATGAGCCCTTCCGGCGCCAAGTCACGTGAGCCGGGAGGCGGGGCCGAAGCCCGGCGGAGGCGCTCATTCGCCAGAGGGGCCTGGGGCGGACCACTCAGGCAGCGGAGGAGAGCGAGTCCATTGGCGGGGAACGAGAATGGGCGGAGCTGGAGTTAGAGGCCACGCCTTCCTGCAGGGATGGCAGTCCTAAAATGCTTGCCCCGcggcatgctgggatttgtattcTTGAGAGAGCTCTAGGCTTCCCATTGCAGCCTCACCCTCTCATCCCAGCGCactatgggaactgcagttcaagaGAGTGGTTGCAAGCAGAGAAGCCTAGGCCCAGGCGCTCTCAGTACTCCCTTGactgaactacaaattccaggagccCTCAGGCAGCTAAAGCAGCATCAGACCACTCTAGACCGCATGATGGGGCTGCATTCTCATGTGGCAGCTAGTTGCCCACCCCACTTGCccttgggactgcagctcccatgagcCTCCACTATGTCCAGTGTCAAGGTGCCACTGGACACCACTGAGGCCCTCACCGCAGGCCAGGGACAGTAGTGGGAAACCCACTGCGGCTGCTGGCCAAAGGCACCTGAGCCCTGGTGCAAGAGGAGAGCCAGGGTCTCTGC from Sceloporus undulatus isolate JIND9_A2432 ecotype Alabama chromosome 6, SceUnd_v1.1, whole genome shotgun sequence carries:
- the RNASEK gene encoding ribonuclease kappa, whose protein sequence is MVSLLCCGPKMAACGIVLSVWGVIMLVLLGIFFNVHSAVLIEDVPTTEEDFKDGPNKIYALYEQVSYNCFIAAGLYVLLGGFSFCQVRLNKRKEYMVR